In one Bacteroidota bacterium genomic region, the following are encoded:
- a CDS encoding gliding motility-associated C-terminal domain-containing protein, with protein MKLKLHYKLFLFLLFFIGIQYSVKSHSVQIAYCVDCAGNLRIFVEHWHGNAAANSTSMTISLAVGSVTTTQTASPLANLQNIPMSQLPGCATTILSVAGCTGQMNTYNDWVYFDYTGLPAGVPISFTILSGSNVFTADGCSMFPLTVTFTIPLPTTNNVPVVVCEGNLTPAINVPAGVAWTNSNPAIGLPASGTGSIAPFPVVGPNTSVITYTTGCGVTNTTLTTVPNITVTPSALANTVCAGSPINLNCNSLTSYTWTGPNGFTSNLQNPTIPNASTLASGTYSVSSTSASGCTRTSTLNILVNPLPVPTPTNTGPYCVGTTMQLNGGAYSTFTWTGPGSFNSNLQNPTQANTQIANAGIYTVSVTDANGCVGSGTTNVVVNPLPIIAVTHPTNCINSTINLTSSGGVTYSWSGPNAYTSNVQNPSIPSAQLNMTGIYTVTVTDANNCVNTETASVTVFALPSPTITSNSPVCVGNTLNLFSSGGSNYTWVGPGYSGTTVNPVITNVPMSAAGVYTLIAGVGTCTAGSTYTVVINPLPTPNIVTNSPVCINFPISFTGSGGVSYSWSGPGLSSSLQNPTITNASMSNNGNYVLTVTDANGCVNSTNQNVVVNPQPIVSVSGNTVCLNLNTSLSANGGTSYSWTGPAGFTSTSQNPAIINAQLSNAGQYQVIITDANTCSDTLVTNLIVNSLPVPQINSNSPICIDNMLNLSGIGGVSYSWTGPNGFFSAVQNPTIMAHTVGYTGTYNLTVTDANGCVNTTTAAVVVHPIPDVAIASTKNNGCPPFCTDFTFSSSATIQTYNWNLGNGFSGTASTAQGCYDAIGIYTINVQATSIYGCVNSTTHTVEVYPVPVADFNHAPIKPIINIDGEVVFTDASHGANITGWQWYFMNTAQYTSVQQNPTFMYTEPGNYVVALVVKSDKGCVDTILRPLVVGEDFGIYVPNAFTPNSDGLNDVFQPKGFGVVDYELFVFDRWGEKVFSTKKFEEGWDGTFQGRGNKGCEQGTYVWLIRCTSVFSKAHELKGHVTLIR; from the coding sequence ATGAAGTTAAAATTACATTACAAATTATTTCTGTTCTTACTTTTTTTTATTGGTATTCAATATTCTGTTAAATCGCATTCGGTTCAGATTGCCTATTGCGTAGATTGTGCGGGTAATTTGAGAATTTTCGTTGAGCATTGGCATGGTAACGCTGCAGCGAACTCAACAAGTATGACAATTAGTTTAGCGGTAGGTTCAGTTACAACTACCCAAACTGCTTCGCCTCTTGCTAATTTGCAAAACATACCCATGAGTCAATTACCCGGCTGCGCAACCACTATATTATCTGTTGCTGGTTGTACCGGACAAATGAACACCTATAATGATTGGGTTTATTTTGATTACACCGGATTGCCTGCAGGAGTGCCTATTTCTTTTACTATTTTAAGTGGAAGTAACGTATTTACTGCGGATGGTTGTAGTATGTTCCCTCTAACTGTAACTTTTACAATACCCTTGCCAACTACTAATAATGTGCCCGTTGTTGTGTGTGAAGGAAATCTAACCCCTGCCATAAATGTTCCGGCCGGTGTTGCATGGACAAACAGTAACCCAGCAATTGGATTACCTGCTTCAGGTACCGGCTCAATTGCTCCATTTCCTGTTGTTGGCCCTAACACATCTGTAATAACCTATACAACCGGTTGTGGTGTAACAAATACAACTCTTACAACTGTTCCTAATATTACGGTAACTCCATCTGCTTTGGCTAATACTGTTTGTGCGGGAAGTCCGATTAACTTAAACTGTAATTCTTTGACTTCTTACACTTGGACAGGTCCAAATGGATTTACCTCTAATTTGCAAAATCCTACCATTCCAAACGCATCAACATTAGCTAGTGGTACTTATTCGGTTTCTTCTACAAGCGCGAGTGGTTGTACAAGAACGTCGACTCTTAATATATTAGTGAATCCTTTACCGGTACCTACACCAACTAACACAGGTCCTTATTGTGTTGGAACTACCATGCAATTGAATGGAGGTGCCTATAGTACGTTTACTTGGACAGGACCAGGCTCCTTTAATTCCAATTTGCAAAATCCTACACAAGCGAATACCCAAATTGCAAACGCCGGTATCTATACAGTATCGGTAACTGATGCAAATGGATGTGTTGGTTCCGGAACAACCAATGTAGTCGTGAACCCATTGCCGATTATTGCAGTAACTCATCCAACCAATTGTATTAATTCAACTATCAATTTAACGTCGAGTGGTGGAGTAACTTATTCTTGGTCGGGACCTAACGCGTATACTTCAAATGTGCAGAATCCTTCAATACCGTCAGCGCAATTAAACATGACCGGAATTTATACGGTGACTGTTACGGATGCAAATAATTGCGTGAATACCGAAACAGCGAGTGTTACAGTTTTCGCACTTCCTAGTCCTACCATAACCAGTAATAGTCCGGTTTGCGTTGGTAATACTTTGAATTTGTTTTCTTCCGGAGGTTCAAATTATACATGGGTCGGTCCGGGTTATAGCGGCACAACTGTAAATCCTGTCATTACCAACGTACCTATGTCTGCCGCCGGTGTTTATACATTAATTGCCGGTGTAGGAACATGTACAGCGGGTTCTACTTACACTGTAGTGATAAATCCATTGCCAACGCCAAATATAGTAACGAATAGTCCGGTTTGTATTAATTTCCCTATCAGTTTTACAGGAAGTGGAGGGGTAAGTTATTCATGGAGTGGTCCGGGTTTATCCAGTTCATTACAAAATCCAACCATTACAAATGCATCAATGTCTAATAACGGAAATTATGTATTAACTGTTACTGATGCGAATGGTTGTGTGAATTCCACTAATCAAAATGTTGTGGTTAATCCTCAGCCTATAGTTTCCGTTTCCGGAAATACAGTTTGTTTAAATTTAAACACAAGCTTAAGTGCAAATGGCGGAACTTCCTATAGCTGGACAGGTCCTGCAGGATTTACATCAACGAGTCAAAATCCAGCTATTATCAATGCACAATTAAGTAATGCAGGGCAGTATCAGGTGATCATTACAGATGCAAACACTTGTTCTGATACACTTGTAACGAACTTAATCGTTAATTCATTACCGGTACCACAAATCAATTCAAATAGTCCTATTTGTATCGACAATATGTTAAACTTAAGTGGAATTGGTGGCGTATCGTACTCTTGGACCGGTCCGAATGGATTTTTCTCTGCAGTTCAAAATCCAACCATTATGGCTCACACCGTTGGATACACCGGTACTTATAATTTAACCGTAACGGATGCAAATGGCTGTGTTAACACAACTACTGCAGCGGTAGTTGTACATCCAATTCCTGATGTTGCTATTGCTTCTACTAAAAATAATGGTTGTCCACCTTTCTGTACTGATTTCACCTTCTCAAGTTCTGCAACTATTCAAACATATAATTGGAACTTAGGGAATGGTTTTTCAGGTACTGCATCTACTGCTCAAGGATGTTATGACGCAATAGGTATTTATACTATCAATGTTCAAGCAACAAGTATTTATGGTTGTGTAAACTCTACAACGCACACGGTTGAAGTTTATCCGGTACCTGTAGCAGATTTTAATCACGCACCAATTAAACCAATTATAAATATTGATGGCGAAGTTGTATTTACTGACGCTTCTCACGGTGCAAATATTACAGGCTGGCAATGGTATTTCATGAATACAGCTCAATATACTTCAGTTCAACAAAATCCTACCTTCATGTATACCGAACCCGGTAACTATGTTGTAGCTTTAGTTGTAAAGAGCGATAAAGGTTGTGTTGATACAATTCTTAGACCACTTGTGGTTGGTGAAGACTTCGGAATTTATGTGCCTAATGCATTTACACCTAACAGCGATGGATTAAATGATGTGTTTCAACCAAAGGGATTTGGAGTTGTTGACTATGAATTATTTGTTTTTGATCGTTGGGGAGAAAAAGTATTTAGTACCAAAAAATTTGAAGAAGGTTGGGATGGCACTTTTCAGGGTCGTGGAAATAAGGGATGCGAACAAGGTACTTATGTGTGGTTGATTCGATGCACATCCGTATTCTCAAAAGCGCACGAGTTAAAGGGACATGTTACCCTTATAAGATAA